A DNA window from Pogona vitticeps strain Pit_001003342236 chromosome 2, PviZW2.1, whole genome shotgun sequence contains the following coding sequences:
- the LOC144587384 gene encoding uncharacterized protein LOC144587384: MGKTRNRSISALQSSEYQQNIPLKRHQRIHTGQKSYKCPECGQAFRRKSYIQVHQRIHTGEKPYICKECGKCFSHSSAFKVHQRQHSGEKPYSCKECGKCFSDYSAFKVHQRRHSGEKPYSCKECGKCFSHYSSFKVHQRRHSGEKPYSCKECGKCFCHSTDLQVHQRIHTGEKPYKCKECGKCFSRSSNFRRHQRSHSREKPYSCKECGKSFCHSPDLQVHQRIHTGENPHECSECGKKFSRMANLVVHQRIHTGEKPCHYEECEKISTVGSTLRKHHKGEKPVQFKECRKRFTKYSNVTVHQPTNSAEKLYTCRECGKKFKQLSDFKLHQHSHSGKKLHHCKEGGESFWLSKDPGEHKQIHSGENLYQCRECGEIFRYRAHRIRHRQMHREGKL; this comes from the coding sequence atgggaaaaacaagaaacaggaGCATCAGTGCTCTTCAAAGCTCAGAGTATCAACAAAACATCCCTCTTAAAAGACAtcaaagaatacacacaggaCAGAAATCATACAAATGTCCTGAATGTGGACAGGCCTTCAGACGCAAATCATATATTCAagtacatcagcgaattcatacaggagagaaaccctatatatgcaaagaatgtgggaaatgttttagtcATTCCTCAGCTTTTAAAGTACATCAGCGACagcattcaggggagaaaccatattcttgtaaagaatgtgggaaatgtttcagtgatTACTCAGCTTTTAAAGTACATCAGCGCCGTCAttctggggagaagccatattcttgtaaagaatgtgggaaatgtttcagtcattACTCAAGTTTTAAAGTACATCAGCGCCGTCAttctggggagaagccatattcttgtaaagaatgtgggaaatgtttctgccaCAGCACTGATCTTCAAGTACACCagagaattcatacaggagagaaaccctataagtgtaaagaatgtggaaaatgtttcagtcgTTCCTCAAATTTTAGAAGACATCAGCGCTCCCATTCACGGGAGAAGccatattcttgtaaagaatgtgggaaatcttTCTGCCACAGCCCTGATCTTCAAGTACACCagagaattcatacaggagagaatcCCCATGAGTGCAGtgaatgtgggaaaaagttcagccGGATGGCAAACCTTGTagtacatcagcgaattcatacaggagagaaaccctgtcACTATGAAGAATGTGAGAAAATCTCCACAGTTGGGTCAACCTTAAGAAAACATCATAAAGGAGAGAAACCTGTTCAGTTCAAAGAATGTAGGAAGAGGTTCACCAAATACTCAAATGTCACAGTACATCAACCAACTAACTCAGCAGAAAAACTCTATACATGCAGAGAGTGTGGTAAAAAATTCAAGCAGCTCTCAGATTTTAAACTTCATCAACACTCACATTCAGGGAAGAAATTGCATCATTGTAAAGAAGGTGGGGAAAGCTTCTGGCTGAGCAAAGATCCTGGGGAACACAAACAAATTCATTCTGGAGAAAATCTCTATCAGTGCAGAGAATGTGGGGAAATCTTCCGCTATAGAGCCCATCGTATTAGACATCGACAGATGCACAGAGAGGGGAAACTTTGA